One segment of Bacteroides caecimuris DNA contains the following:
- a CDS encoding DUF5045 domain-containing protein: protein MNRKLLLMAVAVTVTTAVHAQYVTYNHDSPKQNQVTVMETGTGALSPDLYYSVLHNKYKKSAAAKNKLSFRTLAGINLYNQVDEAEAIDSALVKRAKVEALNVADRQADIAWLAEGDKVSRQMDRFRRNIDRILLSGGTPADKERWTEYYHVYQCAINATKDAYMPNAQRKKEYLRIYEDVARQNEILVSYLAKRQNATATSTLLNATDNRTLHKGGIVRNAMSRWQESRLAVRGSQSGGNGNGEDDNESVNRGK, encoded by the coding sequence ATGAACAGAAAACTATTACTCATGGCAGTGGCGGTCACCGTAACGACAGCCGTACACGCACAGTATGTAACGTACAACCATGATTCGCCGAAGCAGAATCAGGTAACGGTCATGGAAACCGGTACGGGCGCACTCTCGCCCGACCTCTATTATTCCGTGCTGCACAACAAATACAAGAAGTCGGCGGCGGCCAAAAACAAGCTCTCGTTCCGCACACTTGCCGGTATCAATCTCTACAACCAGGTGGACGAAGCGGAAGCCATTGATTCGGCTTTGGTCAAGCGGGCGAAGGTCGAGGCGTTGAACGTTGCCGACCGGCAGGCGGACATCGCGTGGCTTGCCGAGGGCGATAAGGTCAGCAGACAGATGGACCGGTTCCGGCGCAACATCGACCGTATTCTCCTGTCCGGCGGTACTCCGGCCGACAAGGAACGGTGGACGGAATACTACCACGTCTATCAGTGCGCCATCAACGCCACGAAAGACGCCTATATGCCAAACGCCCAGCGAAAGAAGGAGTATCTGCGCATCTACGAGGATGTGGCACGGCAGAACGAGATTTTAGTGAGCTACCTCGCCAAGCGTCAGAACGCAACGGCAACAAGCACACTGCTGAACGCAACGGACAACCGTACCCTGCATAAGGGCGGCATTGTCCGCAATGCCATGAGCCGGTGGCAGGAATCACGCCTTGCGGTGCGTGGCTCGCAATCGGGCGGCAACGGAAACGGCGAAGATGACAACGAGAGTGTAAACAGAGGGAAATAA
- a CDS encoding membrane protein codes for MANGDILSDFGINLLEEEIDDVIFQTNEFLTDATFTGAQGPFWWILQMCMALAALFSIVMAAGIAYKMMVKHEPLDVMKLFRPLAVSIIICWWYPPADTGMAGSRNNWCFLDFLSYIPNCIGSYTHDLYEAEASQISDRFEEVQQLIHVRDTMYTNLQAQADVAHTGTSDPNLIEATMEQTGVDEVTSMEKDAAKLWFTSLTAGVIVGIDKIIMLIALVVFRIGWWATIYCQQILLGMLTIFGPIQWAFSILPKWEGAWAKWLTRYLTVHFYGAMLYFVGFYVLLLFDIVLCIQIENLTAITASEQTMAAYLQNSFFSAGYLMAASIVALKCLNLVPDLAAWMIPEGDTAFSTRNFGEGVAQQAKMTATGGLGGIMR; via the coding sequence ATGGCAAACGGAGATATACTTTCGGATTTCGGCATCAACCTGTTGGAGGAGGAAATAGATGATGTCATCTTTCAGACCAACGAGTTTCTGACGGACGCGACTTTTACCGGTGCGCAGGGTCCTTTTTGGTGGATATTGCAGATGTGCATGGCACTCGCGGCACTGTTCTCCATCGTCATGGCGGCAGGTATCGCCTACAAGATGATGGTAAAGCACGAGCCGTTGGACGTTATGAAGCTGTTTAGGCCGCTTGCCGTGTCGATTATCATCTGCTGGTGGTATCCGCCTGCGGACACGGGTATGGCGGGGAGCCGGAACAACTGGTGTTTTCTGGACTTTCTGTCCTACATCCCGAATTGCATCGGGTCGTACACCCATGACCTGTACGAAGCTGAAGCTTCACAGATATCGGACAGGTTCGAGGAAGTTCAACAGCTCATCCATGTGCGTGACACGATGTACACGAACCTGCAGGCGCAGGCGGATGTCGCCCACACGGGCACATCCGATCCCAACCTGATAGAGGCGACAATGGAGCAGACCGGCGTGGACGAAGTGACGAGCATGGAAAAGGATGCGGCGAAGTTGTGGTTCACGTCTTTGACGGCAGGAGTCATCGTGGGGATAGACAAAATCATCATGTTGATTGCTCTCGTGGTGTTCCGAATCGGTTGGTGGGCAACGATTTACTGCCAACAAATCCTGTTGGGAATGCTGACGATTTTCGGACCGATACAGTGGGCGTTCAGCATCCTGCCGAAATGGGAAGGTGCTTGGGCGAAGTGGCTGACACGCTATCTGACGGTGCATTTCTACGGGGCGATGCTCTACTTCGTGGGCTTCTATGTGCTGCTGCTCTTTGACATTGTATTGTGCATCCAAATCGAGAACCTGACGGCGATAACCGCCAGCGAGCAGACGATGGCTGCCTACCTGCAAAACTCGTTCTTCTCGGCAGGCTACCTGATGGCGGCTTCGATTGTAGCCCTCAAGTGCCTGAACCTTGTTCCGGACTTGGCGGCATGGATGATACCGGAGGGCGACACGGCATTCTCTACCCGAAACTTCGGCGAGGGCGTGGCACAGCAGGCGAAGATGACGGCAACCGGAGGGTTGGGCGGCATCATGAGATAA
- the traK gene encoding conjugative transposon protein TraK, with amino-acid sequence MVIKNLENKIRLVGIICTAFLVGCVIISLSSIWTARTMVSDAQKKVYVLDGNVPILVNRTTMDETLDMEAKSHVEMFHHYFFTLPPDDKYIRYTMEKAMYLVDETGLAQYNTLKEKGFYSNILGTSSVFSIYCDSVAFNKEKMEFTYYGRQRIERRSNILMRELVTAGQLKRVPRTENNPHGLLIVNWRTLLNKDIEQKTKINY; translated from the coding sequence ATGGTCATCAAGAATTTGGAAAACAAAATAAGACTGGTGGGCATCATCTGTACCGCTTTTCTCGTGGGATGTGTCATCATCAGCTTGTCAAGTATCTGGACAGCCCGGACGATGGTCTCGGATGCGCAGAAGAAGGTGTATGTGCTGGACGGCAACGTGCCTATCCTCGTGAACCGCACGACAATGGACGAAACGCTTGACATGGAAGCTAAAAGCCATGTGGAAATGTTCCACCATTATTTTTTCACGTTACCGCCAGATGACAAATACATCCGCTATACGATGGAAAAAGCGATGTATCTGGTGGATGAGACGGGGTTGGCACAATACAACACGCTCAAGGAAAAGGGTTTCTACTCCAACATTTTGGGTACGAGTTCGGTGTTCTCCATCTATTGTGACAGCGTGGCTTTCAACAAGGAGAAGATGGAGTTCACTTACTACGGACGGCAACGCATTGAGCGGCGGAGCAACATCCTCATGCGGGAACTGGTCACGGCGGGGCAACTTAAGCGTGTGCCCCGAACAGAAAACAACCCGCACGGATTGCTTATCGTGAACTGGCGAACCCTGCTGAACAAGGACATCGAACAGAAAACGAAGATCAACTACTAA
- a CDS encoding DNA N-6-adenine-methyltransferase: MNTRFEKSVRSSDEWYTPKEVLKALGRFDLDPCAPIRPLWPTAEVMYDRNMDGLSLKWEGRVWLNPPYSRPLIEQFVRKLAEHGNGIALLFNRCDSKMFQDVIFEKATGMKFLRHRIRFYRPDGTRGDSPGCGSILIAFGVENAEVLKNCSIEGKYVQLN, encoded by the coding sequence ATGAATACACGATTTGAAAAATCAGTCCGCTCGTCGGACGAATGGTACACCCCGAAGGAGGTGTTGAAAGCGTTAGGCAGGTTCGACCTTGACCCTTGCGCCCCTATCCGTCCGTTGTGGCCGACCGCCGAAGTCATGTATGACCGGAACATGGACGGATTGTCCCTGAAATGGGAAGGGCGTGTATGGCTCAATCCTCCGTACTCGCGTCCCCTTATCGAACAGTTTGTCCGAAAGCTGGCGGAACACGGCAACGGCATCGCGCTGTTGTTCAACCGTTGCGATTCCAAAATGTTTCAGGACGTCATTTTCGAGAAAGCGACGGGCATGAAATTCCTGCGCCACCGCATCCGGTTTTACCGCCCGGACGGAACACGCGGCGATTCTCCCGGTTGCGGCAGCATCCTGATCGCATTCGGAGTGGAAAACGCAGAAGTGCTGAAAAACTGC